In Nocardioides sp. JQ2195, a genomic segment contains:
- the recN gene encoding DNA repair protein RecN encodes MIEEIRIQSLGVIDSSTLELGPGLTVITGETGAGKTMVVTALGLLLGGRADSGAVRSGARSARVEGVVDATRLVNFVTRVDELGGVAEDDRVVLARNIAGEGRSRAFVGGASVPASQLAEVADGLVAVHGQSDQHRLLKPAAQRNALDLFGGRALHDLARSYATLHTELASVEAELTEVVATARERAREADLLRFGLEEIGAVEPQPGEDDALAAEETRLGFADTLRTAAEQAREALSSENDRPDALGATSAARRLLEGVREHDSEAAGLADRLAEVSYLLSDVAADVASYASGLETDPNRLSVVSERRAALTALTRKYGDTIDEVLAWSAQAAGKLTELDGTDDRISTLRERRRELRAGLGKVAEKLSKARTEAAGRLGDVVSDELTLLAMPHATVAVDVRQHEAEAPESEERAGAPLRVGKRWLRYSATGVDDVEILLAANKGADARALHKGASGGELSRVMLALEVALAETSPVPTFVFDEVDAGVGGKAAVEVGRRLATLARTAQVLVVTHLPQVAAYADRHVVVAKSSDGTVTTSGLTVLEETDRVRELSRMLAGMEESDTALAHAQELLETARAARS; translated from the coding sequence GTGATCGAGGAGATCCGCATCCAGTCCCTGGGCGTCATCGACTCCTCGACACTGGAGCTGGGACCCGGCCTGACCGTGATCACCGGTGAGACGGGAGCCGGCAAGACCATGGTGGTGACCGCGCTCGGGCTGCTGCTCGGTGGACGCGCCGACTCCGGTGCCGTGCGCTCCGGAGCCAGGTCCGCCCGGGTCGAGGGCGTCGTCGACGCCACCCGTCTGGTGAACTTCGTGACCCGGGTCGACGAGCTCGGGGGAGTGGCCGAGGACGACCGTGTCGTCCTCGCCCGCAACATCGCCGGTGAGGGCCGCTCGCGCGCGTTCGTCGGCGGGGCGTCCGTTCCGGCCTCCCAGCTCGCCGAGGTGGCTGACGGGCTCGTCGCCGTGCACGGACAGTCCGACCAGCACCGCCTGCTCAAGCCCGCGGCTCAACGCAACGCTCTCGACCTCTTCGGTGGCCGCGCACTGCACGACCTGGCGAGAAGCTACGCAACCCTCCACACGGAGCTGGCCTCCGTCGAGGCGGAGCTGACCGAGGTGGTCGCCACTGCGCGTGAGAGAGCGCGAGAGGCCGACCTGCTCCGCTTCGGGCTGGAGGAGATCGGTGCGGTCGAGCCACAGCCGGGCGAGGACGACGCACTGGCTGCGGAGGAGACCCGTCTCGGCTTCGCCGACACCCTGCGCACCGCGGCCGAGCAGGCTCGCGAGGCCCTCTCCTCGGAGAACGACCGCCCGGACGCCCTGGGGGCCACCTCAGCGGCCCGGCGCCTCCTCGAGGGTGTGCGTGAGCACGACAGCGAGGCCGCGGGGCTGGCCGATCGGTTGGCGGAGGTGAGCTACCTTCTCTCCGACGTGGCCGCGGACGTCGCCTCCTATGCCTCCGGGCTCGAGACCGACCCGAATCGGCTCTCGGTCGTCTCGGAGCGCCGAGCCGCGCTGACCGCGCTGACGCGCAAGTACGGCGACACCATCGACGAGGTGCTGGCCTGGTCGGCGCAGGCCGCGGGCAAGCTGACCGAGCTCGACGGCACGGACGACCGGATCAGCACCTTGCGTGAACGGCGCCGCGAGCTGCGCGCAGGTCTCGGCAAGGTCGCGGAGAAGCTGTCCAAGGCCCGCACCGAGGCCGCCGGACGCCTCGGGGACGTGGTCTCCGACGAGCTCACCCTGCTGGCCATGCCCCACGCCACCGTCGCGGTCGACGTACGCCAGCACGAGGCCGAGGCACCCGAGTCCGAGGAACGCGCAGGTGCCCCGTTGCGGGTCGGCAAGCGCTGGCTGCGCTACTCCGCGACCGGTGTCGACGACGTCGAGATCCTGCTCGCAGCCAACAAGGGGGCCGATGCCCGCGCGCTCCACAAGGGGGCATCGGGCGGCGAGCTGTCCCGGGTCATGCTGGCCCTCGAGGTCGCCCTGGCCGAGACCAGCCCGGTGCCCACCTTCGTCTTCGACGAGGTCGACGCCGGGGTCGGCGGCAAGGCTGCGGTCGAGGTCGGTCGCCGACTGGCCACCCTGGCCCGCACCGCCCAGGTGCTGGTCGTCACGCACCTGCCCCAGGTCGCGGCGTACGCCGACCGGCACGTCGTGGTGGCCAAGTCCAGCGACGGCACGGTGACCACCTCGGGCCTGACCGTGCTGGAGGAGACCGACCGGGTGCGTGAGCTCTCCCGGATGCTGGCCGGCATGGAGGAGTCCGACACTGCCCTGGCACACGCCCAGGAACTCCTGGAGACGGCCCGCGCTGCTCGTTCCTGA
- a CDS encoding NAD kinase, with protein sequence MTEPRRVLLIAHTGREDAREVARAFCKELTAHDIVVRLIATEASELEVDPRSFSPAIEVVAEDQHTATGCELAVVIGGDGTILRAAEATHGTSTPLLGVNLGHVGFLAEAEYDDVESTIQAIIERAYTAEERLTLDVSVYQDKELVASTFALNEASVEKAARERMLEVVVEIDGRPLSRWGCDGVVCATPTGSTAYNFSAGGPVVWPAVEALLMVPISAHALFARPMVVAPTSVLAVEVLARTEGAGVLWCDGRRTVDLPPGARIEVRRGASPVHLVRLHRAPFTDRLVAKFGLSVEGWRGASERRRRNGGDPA encoded by the coding sequence GTGACTGAGCCCCGACGCGTACTCCTCATCGCACACACCGGACGTGAAGACGCCCGTGAAGTGGCTCGCGCCTTCTGCAAGGAACTCACCGCCCACGACATCGTCGTGCGGCTGATCGCCACCGAGGCGAGCGAGCTCGAGGTGGACCCGCGATCCTTCTCCCCGGCGATCGAGGTGGTGGCCGAGGACCAGCACACCGCCACCGGCTGCGAGCTGGCCGTCGTGATCGGCGGCGACGGCACCATCCTGCGCGCCGCCGAGGCCACCCACGGCACCTCCACCCCGCTCCTGGGCGTCAACCTCGGACATGTCGGGTTCCTCGCCGAGGCGGAGTACGACGACGTCGAGTCGACCATCCAAGCGATCATCGAGCGTGCCTACACCGCCGAGGAACGCCTGACCCTCGACGTGTCGGTCTACCAGGACAAGGAGCTGGTCGCCAGCACCTTCGCGCTCAACGAGGCCAGCGTCGAGAAGGCCGCCCGCGAGCGCATGCTCGAGGTGGTCGTCGAGATCGACGGCCGCCCGTTGTCCCGCTGGGGATGCGACGGCGTGGTCTGCGCCACCCCGACCGGCTCCACCGCCTACAACTTCTCCGCCGGCGGCCCCGTCGTGTGGCCAGCCGTCGAGGCCTTGCTGATGGTGCCGATCAGCGCCCACGCACTCTTCGCGCGCCCCATGGTCGTGGCCCCCACCTCGGTGCTCGCCGTCGAGGTGCTGGCCCGCACCGAAGGCGCTGGTGTCCTGTGGTGCGATGGGCGTCGCACCGTCGACCTGCCGCCGGGAGCACGCATCGAAGTGCGCCGCGGTGCCTCGCCCGTCCACCTCGTCCGCCTGCACCGGGCGCCGTTCACCGACCGTCTCGTGGCCAAGTTCGGGCTGTCCGTCGAGGGCTGGCGCGGTGCTTCGGAGCGACGTCGACGCAATGGCGGTGACCCGGCGTGA
- a CDS encoding TlyA family RNA methyltransferase has translation MSNCVELSTARACPAPDLVPPRRLRLDAELVRRKLARSREHASELIAARRVKVNGAIAAKPATGVTTDVALVVIEDPDRPDYVSRGGHKLAGALAAFTPLGLAVSGRRCLDAGASTGGFTDVLLRHGAGHVVAVDVGYGQLAWRLQQDERVTVHDRTNIRELSLEIIGEPVDLVVGDLSFISLELVLDALLSVMHPDGDLALMVKPQFEVGKNRVGKGGVVRDLSLRAEAVSTVAAAAVRRGWGAQAVTTSPLPGPSGNVEFFLWLRKGTAAIGDDEITAEVHRSARLGTGSDGHDPDPGVAGEKVDP, from the coding sequence ATGAGCAACTGCGTGGAGCTCTCGACGGCCCGCGCCTGCCCCGCCCCTGATCTCGTGCCTCCACGTCGACTTCGTCTGGACGCCGAGCTGGTTCGGCGCAAGCTGGCCCGCTCGCGCGAGCACGCCAGTGAGCTGATCGCAGCCCGTCGGGTGAAGGTCAACGGAGCGATCGCAGCCAAGCCCGCCACGGGCGTCACCACCGATGTGGCACTCGTGGTGATCGAGGACCCGGACCGGCCCGACTACGTGTCCCGGGGCGGGCACAAGCTCGCCGGGGCACTGGCCGCCTTCACGCCGCTCGGCCTGGCCGTCAGCGGTCGTCGCTGCCTCGACGCGGGTGCGTCGACGGGTGGATTCACCGATGTCCTGCTGCGCCACGGTGCCGGGCACGTGGTGGCGGTCGACGTCGGCTACGGCCAGCTTGCCTGGCGGCTCCAGCAGGACGAGCGGGTCACCGTGCACGACCGCACCAACATTCGTGAGCTGAGCCTGGAGATCATCGGGGAGCCGGTCGACCTGGTGGTGGGCGACCTGTCCTTCATCTCCCTCGAGCTCGTCCTCGACGCCCTGCTCTCCGTCATGCACCCCGACGGAGACCTGGCGCTGATGGTCAAGCCCCAGTTCGAGGTGGGCAAGAACCGGGTCGGCAAGGGCGGCGTGGTCCGTGACCTCTCCCTGAGGGCGGAGGCGGTCTCCACGGTTGCCGCGGCCGCCGTACGACGTGGGTGGGGCGCGCAGGCCGTCACCACCAGTCCCTTGCCCGGGCCGTCCGGCAACGTGGAGTTCTTCCTGTGGTTGCGCAAGGGAACCGCCGCCATCGGGGACGACGAGATCACCGCTGAGGTGCACCGTTCGGCCCGTCTCGGGACCGGGTCCGACGGGCACGACCCGGATCCGGGGGTGGCTGGTGAGAAGGTTGACCCGTGA
- a CDS encoding HAD-IIA family hydrolase: MLKVAEDPLHAAYDVAMLDLDGVVYVGASAVPGAPEHLTRARATGMHLAFVTNNASRTPAHVAEHLNQLGIDAAAEDVVTSAQAAAHLLAQSLPTGARVFLLGSAGLASALEAEGLEPVGSLDEDPVAVVSGYDPDLPWRRLMQGAVLIRDGLPWVASNTDLTVPTEYGLGPGHGVQVRMLSEFSGVTPVVAGKPRRPLLDETIRRVGGTRPLMVGDRLDTDIEGANAADVDSLLVMTGVTNEDDLVRAPEQLRPTYISTDLNGLLVPHPVPAQVDGRFELAGWTAHTRDGRLVVEGAGSPDDRLRTVAAAAWAHLDETGEPVR; this comes from the coding sequence ATGTTGAAGGTGGCCGAGGATCCGTTGCACGCGGCGTACGACGTGGCGATGCTGGACCTGGACGGAGTCGTCTACGTCGGTGCCTCCGCCGTGCCGGGTGCGCCTGAGCACCTCACGCGAGCCCGCGCGACCGGGATGCACCTCGCCTTCGTGACGAACAACGCCTCCCGGACTCCCGCTCATGTGGCCGAGCACCTCAACCAGCTCGGGATCGACGCTGCCGCCGAGGACGTGGTGACCTCCGCGCAGGCGGCAGCCCACCTGCTGGCCCAGTCGCTTCCCACGGGTGCACGGGTGTTCCTGCTGGGCAGCGCGGGCCTTGCGTCCGCACTGGAGGCCGAGGGGCTCGAGCCGGTCGGCAGCCTCGACGAGGACCCGGTCGCCGTGGTCAGCGGCTACGACCCCGACCTGCCTTGGCGACGCCTGATGCAGGGAGCCGTCCTGATTCGCGATGGGTTGCCCTGGGTGGCCTCCAACACCGACCTGACCGTGCCCACGGAATACGGCCTGGGTCCCGGGCACGGGGTGCAGGTCCGCATGCTCAGCGAGTTCTCGGGGGTGACCCCGGTGGTGGCCGGCAAGCCCAGGCGTCCGCTGCTCGACGAGACCATTCGCCGGGTCGGCGGGACGCGTCCACTGATGGTCGGTGACCGGCTGGACACCGACATCGAGGGTGCGAACGCCGCGGACGTCGACTCGCTCCTGGTGATGACCGGGGTGACGAACGAGGACGACCTGGTCCGTGCGCCCGAGCAGCTGCGCCCGACCTACATCTCGACCGACCTGAACGGCCTCCTCGTGCCACACCCGGTGCCCGCACAGGTGGACGGTCGGTTCGAGCTGGCCGGGTGGACGGCCCACACCCGCGACGGACGCCTGGTCGTCGAGGGCGCCGGGAGCCCGGACGACCGCCTGCGCACCGTCGCCGCGGCAGCGTGGGCGCACCTGGACGAGACCGGCGAGCCGGTACGGTGA
- a CDS encoding DUF1015 family protein encodes MDIPDQARPRLGLVPFRALRLADSRVGDPASHRVFARPYRSVPARLREWRRKRHLTLDSTPAIYVHEYTSAGVTIRGLVATVDLLESKDAIFPHEGTQAAQVEQLAGRMIEMNLNPAPILLMYRGTEAVRELIRSTTAEEPQLVYTDRGSQLQRVWRITDPTAIDLLAAQLADAHVVIADGHHRYAAARQAWLQHPDSGWTRTLVMLVDQSDTPLQLCAIHRTVPRLSLDAIEKCAARSGDTFRRHDSSHQALAKLEHALVLHDGTAWATLAPADPNELLVTWLHERLLPSWDRDEDKLVFHHSATEAIERAGLGVSVLLPAPTFDDVDRSALSGHLLPHKATSFQPKPHFGVLMRDLSDE; translated from the coding sequence ATGGACATCCCGGATCAGGCACGCCCCCGTCTCGGGTTGGTCCCGTTCCGTGCGCTCCGCCTCGCCGACAGCCGTGTCGGCGACCCGGCATCCCACCGGGTCTTCGCCCGACCCTATCGATCTGTGCCCGCGCGCCTGCGTGAGTGGCGGCGCAAGCGCCACCTGACGCTCGACTCGACCCCGGCCATCTACGTCCACGAGTACACCTCGGCGGGAGTGACGATCCGGGGCCTGGTGGCCACGGTCGACCTGCTCGAGAGCAAGGACGCGATCTTCCCTCACGAGGGAACCCAGGCCGCCCAGGTCGAGCAGCTGGCTGGTCGGATGATCGAGATGAACCTCAACCCGGCTCCGATCCTCCTGATGTACCGAGGCACCGAGGCAGTCCGCGAGTTGATCCGTTCGACCACGGCCGAGGAGCCCCAGCTCGTCTACACCGACCGCGGATCCCAGCTCCAGCGTGTCTGGCGCATCACCGACCCGACGGCGATCGACCTGCTCGCTGCCCAGCTCGCGGACGCCCATGTCGTCATCGCAGACGGCCACCACCGGTATGCCGCTGCCCGTCAGGCTTGGCTGCAACACCCGGACAGCGGCTGGACCCGGACCTTGGTGATGCTGGTCGACCAGTCAGACACGCCCCTGCAGCTGTGTGCCATCCACCGGACGGTGCCCCGGCTCTCGCTCGACGCGATCGAGAAGTGCGCCGCCCGCAGCGGGGACACGTTCCGTCGTCACGACTCGAGCCACCAGGCCCTGGCCAAGCTCGAGCACGCGCTCGTGCTGCACGACGGCACGGCCTGGGCGACCCTGGCGCCAGCGGATCCCAACGAGCTCCTGGTGACCTGGTTGCACGAGCGGCTGCTCCCGTCATGGGACAGGGACGAGGACAAGCTGGTCTTCCACCACTCAGCCACCGAGGCCATCGAGCGGGCCGGGCTGGGCGTGAGCGTGCTGCTCCCGGCCCCGACCTTCGACGACGTGGATCGCTCCGCGCTCTCGGGTCACCTGCTGCCCCACAAGGCCACCTCCTTCCAGCCCAAGCCCCACTTCGGCGTCCTCATGCGGGACTTGAGCGACGAATGA
- a CDS encoding single-stranded DNA-binding protein, which translates to MTNTVVLEGRLSRAPEEKVLPSGDALWTVRVVVPRPDGDRPGVDWVDCSVWTGRLRLSVASWHEGDVVEVRGVLRRRFFRVGGAPVSRLEVEATGGRLIRRSSPA; encoded by the coding sequence ATGACGAACACAGTGGTGCTGGAAGGACGGCTCTCGCGGGCGCCCGAGGAGAAGGTGCTGCCCAGCGGTGACGCGCTGTGGACGGTGCGCGTGGTGGTGCCGCGCCCGGACGGTGATCGGCCCGGCGTCGACTGGGTCGACTGCTCGGTCTGGACCGGCCGCCTGAGACTCTCGGTTGCCTCGTGGCACGAGGGAGACGTGGTCGAGGTGCGTGGTGTCCTGCGACGTCGGTTCTTCAGAGTCGGCGGTGCGCCCGTCTCGCGGCTCGAGGTCGAGGCCACGGGTGGCCGACTCATTCGTCGCTCAAGTCCCGCATGA
- a CDS encoding tetratricopeptide repeat protein produces the protein MAENTPRRNSSGRSSGSDGRGASRSGSAPRRTSGKSEERRSNRGSADRRGQGGKPTGRGGSSRKGDWSRPRDDQRPRSEDQARYDGPEIPEDITGKELDRSVSAQLRGLPEKLALRVARHLAAAGLLIESDPETAYKHTLAARARASRLAVVREACGEAAYAAGEYTEALSELRAAKRMNGATAYLPIMADCERALGRPERALALAKSPSVANFSPEAKAEMTIVEAGARRDMGEFDAALRTLEYAPLNSNTRAPWVVRLRYTYADTLLAAGRTEDALEWFHRTEAIDGDELTDAGARALEIERSKG, from the coding sequence CGTCTGGACGATCATCGGGGTCGGACGGACGTGGCGCCAGCCGTTCTGGGTCCGCTCCGCGTCGTACCTCGGGGAAGTCCGAGGAGCGCCGCAGCAACCGTGGTTCCGCCGATCGCCGTGGACAGGGCGGCAAGCCGACTGGTCGCGGTGGTTCGTCGCGCAAGGGCGACTGGAGCCGGCCCCGGGACGACCAGCGTCCTCGCTCGGAGGACCAGGCGCGCTACGACGGGCCCGAGATTCCCGAGGACATCACCGGCAAGGAGCTCGACCGCTCAGTCTCCGCCCAGTTGCGCGGACTGCCGGAGAAGCTCGCGCTCCGGGTTGCTCGTCACTTGGCGGCCGCCGGACTCCTGATCGAGTCCGATCCGGAGACTGCCTACAAGCACACCCTGGCCGCTCGAGCGCGTGCGTCGCGCCTCGCTGTGGTCCGCGAAGCGTGTGGCGAAGCCGCCTACGCGGCCGGCGAGTACACCGAGGCCCTCTCAGAGCTCCGAGCTGCGAAGCGGATGAATGGGGCCACCGCCTACCTGCCGATCATGGCCGACTGTGAGCGCGCGCTGGGTCGACCCGAACGGGCACTGGCGCTGGCCAAGAGCCCTTCGGTCGCCAACTTCTCACCCGAGGCCAAGGCCGAGATGACCATCGTGGAGGCAGGTGCCCGGCGAGACATGGGTGAGTTCGACGCCGCACTGCGCACCCTGGAGTACGCGCCACTGAACTCCAACACCCGTGCCCCGTGGGTGGTGCGTCTGCGCTACACCTACGCTGACACGTTGCTGGCAGCGGGGCGCACCGAGGACGCCCTCGAGTGGTTCCACCGGACGGAGGCCATCGACGGCGATGAGCTGACCGATGCCGGTGCGCGTGCCCTGGAGATCGAGCGCTCCAAGGGCTGA